Proteins from a genomic interval of Spirochaetota bacterium:
- a CDS encoding DNA-binding protein, whose amino-acid sequence MHEKDDLLRPVEVAVKLKISSRTLANYRRIGRIKFYQLSQRTFRYHPLDVELFIESTRQESQLSLF is encoded by the coding sequence ATGCATGAAAAGGACGACCTCCTGCGCCCCGTCGAGGTTGCGGTCAAGCTGAAGATCAGCTCCCGCACCCTGGCGAATTACCGGCGAATCGGCCGGATCAAGTTCTACCAGCTCTCCCAGCGCACCTTCCGGTATCACCCCTTGGACGTCGAGCTTTTCATTGAATCGACCCGCCAAGAGTCTCAGCTCTCTCTTTTTTAA
- a CDS encoding terminase gives MDDSVFEIASKAFQKRFVTADFLEWCQRYIRIPIRGALVPFSLEGHEYMREIFALGEVPRLTFQKAAQMIISTYCLLRSLYLMDRYAMKVVYYFPTDEDVQDFSQDRCNTIIDNSDHLSEKMRYDRADNLGLKQMGNSSLYFRGVWTKRKVKSIDADMLVKDEIDEADQENLIFAEDRLLHSHFGWILELSQPSRPDYGINRSFKASDQRYWHVKCPACGRWNNVVESFPRNLMHKGKGEKLTAWVGCTHCRRKLDTTRGVWVPKYPDRSKEHVGFLPSQLFSSTVTPTFIYNKLLKAVLSSEKKNLWISIVGVPYRDSEMCPFTSEFVTEAEGKHGFEKRAHSSFMGIDVGDVCHVSVWGWTGARLRLIHCEEVLADDEARFHHLIETFNSFFVIDAMPYKNLSKRLCLKYPGWGAMQYFKGAALTEKTEGDDEYEVPVVMHDRTESIDEMAGLFKEGFFEFPNPKLLKPGESEVYERFTGQLKNLEKEKVPDKHGYEQAVYKKKVANHFGMSMNSAFIAFRIGKGHFVPSVDPIFG, from the coding sequence ATGGACGATAGCGTATTCGAGATCGCCTCGAAGGCGTTCCAGAAGCGCTTCGTAACCGCCGACTTCCTGGAATGGTGCCAGCGCTACATCCGCATTCCGATTCGGGGGGCGCTTGTCCCGTTCTCGCTCGAAGGCCATGAGTACATGCGGGAGATTTTCGCGCTGGGCGAGGTTCCGCGCCTCACCTTCCAGAAGGCGGCGCAGATGATCATCTCCACATACTGCCTGCTGCGCTCGCTCTATCTCATGGACCGATACGCCATGAAGGTGGTGTATTACTTCCCGACCGATGAAGACGTCCAGGACTTCTCGCAGGATCGGTGCAACACGATCATCGACAACTCGGATCACCTTTCCGAAAAGATGCGCTACGACCGCGCCGACAACCTGGGCCTCAAGCAGATGGGTAACTCGTCGCTCTACTTCCGCGGCGTATGGACGAAGCGGAAGGTCAAGAGCATAGACGCCGATATGCTGGTGAAAGATGAGATCGACGAAGCGGACCAAGAAAACCTGATCTTTGCCGAGGACCGTCTCCTTCATTCGCACTTCGGATGGATTCTTGAGCTCTCGCAGCCCTCGCGCCCGGACTACGGCATCAACCGGAGTTTCAAGGCGTCGGACCAGCGTTACTGGCATGTAAAGTGTCCGGCCTGCGGGCGCTGGAACAACGTGGTCGAGAGCTTTCCCAGGAACCTCATGCATAAGGGAAAGGGAGAGAAGCTCACGGCCTGGGTCGGCTGCACCCATTGCAGGCGGAAACTCGATACGACGCGCGGCGTCTGGGTGCCCAAGTATCCGGATCGCTCAAAGGAGCATGTCGGGTTTTTACCGAGCCAGTTGTTCTCGAGCACGGTGACGCCCACGTTCATCTATAACAAACTCCTGAAAGCGGTGTTGTCGAGCGAGAAGAAGAACCTCTGGATATCGATCGTAGGGGTGCCTTATAGGGATTCGGAGATGTGTCCCTTTACATCGGAGTTCGTCACCGAGGCCGAAGGAAAGCATGGCTTCGAGAAGCGCGCGCACTCGAGTTTCATGGGGATCGACGTGGGCGACGTGTGCCACGTGAGCGTCTGGGGGTGGACGGGGGCGAGGCTCAGGCTCATTCACTGCGAGGAGGTCCTCGCCGATGATGAGGCGCGGTTCCATCACTTGATCGAGACATTCAACAGCTTCTTCGTGATCGACGCCATGCCTTACAAGAATCTCTCGAAGCGGCTGTGCCTGAAGTATCCCGGATGGGGAGCCATGCAGTACTTCAAAGGCGCAGCGCTCACCGAGAAGACTGAGGGCGATGACGAATACGAGGTGCCGGTCGTGATGCACGATCGCACCGAATCGATAGACGAAATGGCGGGACTTTTCAAAGAGGGTTTTTTCGAATTCCCGAATCCGAAACTGCTTAAGCCCGGAGAGAGCGAAGTGTACGAGCGCTTCACCGGGCAGCTGAAGAATCTGGAGAAGGAGAAGGTACCCGATAAGCATGGCTATGAACAGGCGGTCTACAAGAAAAAAGTGGCAAACCATTTCGGCATGTCAATGAACTCGGCGTTCATCGCGTTCAGGATCGGCAAAGGGCATTTCGTCCCGTCGGTGGACCCGATTTTCGGATAA
- a CDS encoding phage morphogenesis protein codes for MEGNFDRLMELLENFKEHMEDKMASPLEEAGEIVRKNIVKGIRDQKWLMPPLAAKTGLRKAKLGHSPLILIAKGDYFASFTTERIRWDEVHVGTNHPQGRALEFGYAPRGLPARPHMTPALEESMPEVMEVIEEGYRKVFGV; via the coding sequence ATGGAAGGGAACTTCGATCGGCTCATGGAACTCCTCGAGAATTTCAAAGAACACATGGAAGACAAGATGGCCTCTCCACTCGAGGAAGCCGGAGAGATCGTGCGGAAGAACATTGTGAAGGGGATTCGTGATCAGAAGTGGCTGATGCCGCCTCTTGCCGCGAAGACCGGTCTGCGGAAAGCGAAACTCGGGCACTCCCCGCTCATTCTCATCGCGAAGGGTGATTACTTCGCATCCTTCACGACGGAGCGTATCCGCTGGGATGAGGTGCACGTGGGGACAAATCATCCCCAGGGACGCGCGCTCGAATTCGGGTATGCCCCGCGCGGTCTTCCCGCCCGTCCGCACATGACCCCGGCGCTGGAAGAAAGTATGCCCGAGGTCATGGAAGTTATCGAAGAGGGTTACCGGAAAGTATTCGGGGTGTGA
- a CDS encoding DUF2586 family protein, whose protein sequence is MRGDVNVNLVDGGLGNLPKGADGIHLKVGVAEGGIADQVYEVSSYREAKEILISGKLLSAIETYYNEFSKDKKQVPPKMFFTRPVNDVAGSVTEPVKTGTGIATAIAAGTPTGDRAFVIEILKGGAPLTATYRKSQDGGKSWSDEITTPASASPINVGAGCTIAFTAGGTPATSFVEGDVWKFDALGPTASVANVLAAVRAGKQNYEIRFVHVVGATVKSFWVSCGDIADDWEANYHQLVKFICEATPRTTETVAEWSMLRINEAKAFMHKRVIAVALEGKSTLTGGNINLAWVLAAKIAAARVHESAGFVDKFAFLTISEIRDWTDLSSKDGGDAWLDTMDDNRLTVATQYDNYPGFYFSHANLMSDETSDYKRVQDLRPIDKVRRIARQKMMRFLESPAHPEAGIGGIQNLKAEVDAAIAGEMERRGDKEIDSHEFEIDPNQDVVSTGEVYGMIHVYKIGTMEKITVDVGYKSE, encoded by the coding sequence ATGAGGGGAGATGTAAACGTAAACCTGGTGGACGGAGGCCTTGGGAATCTACCCAAGGGAGCGGACGGCATCCACCTGAAGGTTGGGGTTGCGGAAGGCGGAATAGCCGACCAGGTGTATGAGGTTTCGAGTTATCGCGAGGCGAAGGAGATCCTCATTTCGGGTAAGCTCCTCTCAGCGATCGAGACCTATTACAACGAGTTTTCAAAGGACAAGAAGCAGGTCCCGCCGAAGATGTTCTTCACACGGCCGGTAAACGACGTGGCAGGATCGGTGACGGAACCCGTGAAAACCGGGACCGGAATCGCGACGGCGATCGCCGCAGGGACTCCCACCGGGGATCGCGCGTTCGTTATCGAGATACTCAAGGGCGGCGCACCGCTCACCGCGACGTATCGTAAGAGCCAGGACGGGGGGAAAAGCTGGAGCGATGAGATCACCACTCCGGCGTCCGCGAGCCCCATCAACGTGGGCGCGGGATGCACCATCGCCTTTACGGCTGGCGGGACACCGGCCACGTCGTTTGTTGAGGGCGACGTGTGGAAGTTCGACGCCCTGGGACCCACGGCATCCGTCGCGAACGTACTCGCGGCGGTGCGCGCGGGAAAGCAGAACTACGAGATACGCTTTGTCCACGTCGTGGGCGCCACGGTCAAATCGTTCTGGGTCTCCTGCGGCGATATCGCCGACGACTGGGAAGCGAACTACCACCAGCTGGTGAAATTCATCTGCGAGGCGACTCCCCGGACCACGGAGACCGTGGCCGAATGGTCGATGCTCAGGATCAACGAAGCGAAAGCGTTCATGCACAAGCGCGTAATCGCGGTCGCCCTTGAGGGGAAGAGCACGCTGACCGGAGGTAATATCAACCTCGCATGGGTGCTCGCGGCGAAGATCGCGGCCGCACGGGTGCATGAGTCGGCGGGCTTCGTGGACAAGTTCGCGTTTCTCACCATCTCGGAGATCCGCGACTGGACAGACCTCTCGAGCAAGGACGGCGGGGACGCGTGGCTGGATACCATGGACGACAACCGCCTGACGGTGGCGACGCAGTATGATAATTATCCCGGCTTCTACTTCTCACACGCAAACCTCATGTCCGACGAGACCTCCGATTATAAGCGGGTGCAGGACCTGCGCCCGATCGATAAGGTCAGACGGATCGCGCGTCAGAAGATGATGCGATTCCTGGAAAGCCCGGCACATCCCGAAGCGGGGATCGGCGGCATCCAGAATCTCAAAGCGGAAGTCGATGCAGCGATCGCCGGGGAGATGGAGCGCCGGGGAGACAAGGAAATCGATTCCCACGAGTTCGAGATCGATCCCAACCAGGACGTGGTTTCCACCGGCGAGGTCTACGGCATGATCCACGTCTACAAGATCGGCACGATGGAGAAGATCACCGTCGATGTCGGCTATAAAAGCGAATAG
- a CDS encoding phage tail tape measure protein, with protein MNDGDFTLRAVLGIKDDASGPAGRIQGHFANLKSEIGKTETGLKSFNKHMDDLKSGAKLLAIGAAAGLVTKSLASARVEVAQLESDIKSVDVSDTGIANIHTSADEIGRAFGITKEAFMAGVYDLKSGVSSLTDDTLPKFYSISVKTAMATKGIPEQMGNHFAATYNVFKSQLKNITDLQIAEKIGNVTTYVANKYRADGAKIEQSFKTIGAAFKSVGGEMEEQGVLLGTIMNMDDAGKAGTMFEAFLRDVGKAGGKLGLEFTDSLGHIKPVVEIIESIKRKFPDLKSLSAQASLKDAFGSDEAVKFVTFLEDKTGSIRDDLTELKSIKLGSSLFEQGAQIRADNLSADINKLDAGWKSLKETLGQSIESPLRFVITGIKEAIYWIAGFLNEYPALKDFVGLGIAGAAVFFTIAGAIKVATGAMGLYKLMTAAAAAATGTQAAVTSGGLLPALWASVKAMWAYTAALLANPTTWVIIGIVALVAGIVQLVKHWDKVKTAVVGTWDGIKTTIDDALTWVKDKFLAAWEWIKSTWENAPGWVKGLVALVMLPLWPFVAMARVIINNWESIKGFFISVFDTVRTASIGAWEKMKLGAAAAWQWTKNAWNGIASYFDGLGDFMFAPLLYAFNAIKTVVTFVQEHLGAFFDWLWDKIKMIWEPVKEVLTAVGDWFFGDSTRQAESAGKKFGETWGRGVKSSSGLIQSLMGDMLKSAVEPNFNKSDAKTGPLANTSRWGRSFVSTWAGGVEHEADRNQAVRKFVGLVAEPIKTTSPVIQSLTENSSRAVNINPRQLINLTLQGGAKNMSIEEFSRMLAEVLFKELNSLEATVG; from the coding sequence ATGAACGACGGTGATTTTACATTACGAGCGGTTCTCGGGATCAAGGACGATGCGTCCGGTCCCGCGGGACGTATCCAGGGACATTTCGCCAATCTGAAATCCGAGATCGGGAAAACCGAGACCGGTCTTAAGTCGTTCAATAAGCACATGGACGATCTCAAATCCGGTGCGAAACTCCTCGCGATCGGTGCGGCAGCGGGACTGGTTACCAAGAGTCTCGCGAGTGCACGGGTAGAAGTCGCTCAGCTGGAAAGCGATATCAAGTCGGTGGATGTATCCGATACGGGTATCGCCAATATTCATACCTCTGCGGATGAAATAGGACGCGCATTCGGAATCACCAAGGAAGCGTTCATGGCGGGGGTATACGATTTAAAATCCGGCGTATCGTCGCTGACCGATGACACGCTCCCCAAATTCTACAGCATATCGGTCAAGACCGCGATGGCAACGAAGGGCATCCCGGAACAAATGGGAAATCATTTCGCCGCGACGTATAACGTGTTTAAAAGTCAGCTCAAGAACATTACCGATCTGCAAATAGCCGAGAAAATCGGGAACGTCACCACCTATGTCGCCAATAAGTACCGCGCGGACGGCGCGAAGATCGAACAGTCATTTAAAACAATCGGGGCCGCGTTCAAATCGGTTGGCGGCGAAATGGAGGAGCAAGGCGTGCTGCTCGGCACGATCATGAACATGGATGATGCAGGAAAAGCGGGTACCATGTTTGAAGCATTTCTCCGCGACGTCGGGAAGGCGGGTGGAAAGCTTGGCCTTGAATTCACCGACTCCTTGGGTCATATCAAACCCGTTGTCGAAATTATTGAATCGATCAAGCGGAAATTTCCCGACCTGAAAAGCCTCTCCGCACAAGCATCCCTCAAGGATGCGTTCGGCAGTGATGAGGCGGTTAAGTTCGTTACGTTCCTGGAAGATAAAACGGGGAGTATCCGTGATGACCTCACGGAATTAAAGTCTATAAAACTGGGGAGCTCCCTCTTTGAGCAGGGTGCGCAAATTCGCGCGGATAATTTATCGGCTGACATCAACAAGCTCGACGCCGGATGGAAGAGCCTTAAAGAAACCCTCGGGCAATCGATAGAATCGCCGCTACGCTTCGTTATTACCGGGATCAAGGAAGCCATTTACTGGATTGCCGGTTTCCTCAACGAATACCCGGCGCTCAAGGATTTTGTCGGACTTGGTATCGCCGGTGCTGCGGTGTTCTTCACTATCGCGGGCGCGATCAAGGTCGCAACCGGCGCCATGGGGCTCTATAAATTGATGACGGCGGCCGCCGCGGCCGCGACCGGGACCCAGGCGGCCGTGACCAGCGGCGGACTACTCCCCGCGCTCTGGGCTTCGGTGAAGGCCATGTGGGCGTATACCGCGGCGCTCCTCGCGAATCCTACGACGTGGGTGATTATCGGAATCGTCGCCCTGGTCGCCGGGATCGTACAGCTCGTGAAGCATTGGGATAAAGTCAAGACCGCGGTGGTGGGGACGTGGGATGGAATCAAGACCACGATTGACGATGCCCTCACCTGGGTAAAGGACAAGTTCCTGGCCGCCTGGGAATGGATAAAGAGCACCTGGGAGAACGCGCCCGGATGGGTAAAAGGCCTGGTCGCGCTTGTCATGCTTCCCTTATGGCCTTTCGTCGCAATGGCACGGGTCATCATCAACAACTGGGAATCCATCAAGGGATTTTTCATTTCGGTATTCGATACGGTTAGGACGGCCTCGATCGGGGCCTGGGAGAAAATGAAACTGGGAGCGGCGGCCGCCTGGCAGTGGACGAAGAACGCCTGGAACGGAATCGCCTCGTACTTCGACGGACTTGGCGACTTCATGTTCGCGCCGCTCCTCTACGCCTTTAACGCGATCAAGACCGTGGTTACGTTCGTGCAGGAACACCTCGGGGCTTTTTTTGATTGGTTATGGGATAAGATAAAGATGATCTGGGAGCCGGTAAAAGAGGTCCTCACCGCGGTGGGCGACTGGTTCTTTGGTGACTCCACGAGGCAGGCGGAAAGCGCGGGGAAAAAATTCGGTGAGACATGGGGGCGAGGCGTAAAATCATCTTCCGGGCTCATTCAATCGCTCATGGGCGATATGCTGAAAAGCGCGGTCGAGCCGAACTTCAATAAATCTGACGCGAAGACGGGTCCGCTCGCGAACACCTCACGCTGGGGGCGCTCCTTCGTCTCTACCTGGGCGGGCGGCGTCGAGCATGAAGCAGACAGGAACCAGGCTGTCAGGAAATTCGTTGGCCTGGTGGCGGAGCCGATCAAGACGACATCGCCCGTCATTCAAAGCCTCACGGAAAACTCCAGCCGGGCCGTGAACATCAATCCGCGCCAGCTCATCAATCTCACCCTGCAGGGCGGCGCGAAGAATATGTCGATCGAGGAGTTTTCGCGAATGCTCGCGGAAGTGCTTTTCAAGGAACTGAACAGCCTGGAGGCGACCGTTGGCTAA
- a CDS encoding tail fiber protein — protein sequence MSMYDQDYKGVAGMNFPENGKILYKQDFAEEQSGIGEEVVDRESDIISRGVIEGFDVTVSSTAGCVDITAGSARDSLGRRVTKAAVNAFPLPDIQTVKLVARHVWTYENYIPDGSAETKIRRKHSAEIATIPDAQALSDREVGLFKVTRSGATVTIVEDLRSFAQIRSRVFSFTPILPATDPTLDNHAVRKAYVDSQILKYLPISTILPFAGFATPPGWLKPDGSSLLRATYASFFNVISQNKGTFTVTIATPAVFTLNNHGLQTGDCISLTSTGSLPGGLSVDYNYYVIYLDATTFRLANSYANAIAATPVPINTSGTQSGTHSLRYNPWGINGALSFYLPDLRGLGLVFAGQQATAAWASANYAAVLGAYIQDKFQRFKARLYVEAHNGTNGGTGSFATYTQQGESFYIANSFAQDFQNDGYGDPRTGFTTHGPVAGVNAIIRVA from the coding sequence ATGAGCATGTACGATCAGGATTATAAGGGCGTCGCGGGAATGAATTTCCCGGAGAACGGGAAGATCCTGTACAAACAGGATTTTGCCGAGGAGCAGTCCGGCATCGGGGAAGAGGTCGTCGATAGAGAATCGGATATTATTTCCCGAGGCGTCATTGAAGGCTTCGATGTCACAGTGTCCTCGACGGCCGGGTGCGTCGATATTACTGCGGGCTCTGCGCGCGATTCCCTGGGAAGACGTGTCACGAAGGCCGCTGTGAACGCTTTTCCTCTTCCGGATATCCAAACCGTGAAGCTGGTAGCGCGGCATGTATGGACGTATGAAAATTATATCCCCGATGGATCCGCTGAAACGAAGATCCGGAGGAAGCACTCAGCGGAGATAGCTACTATACCAGACGCACAGGCCCTTTCCGATCGGGAGGTTGGGCTCTTCAAAGTCACGCGATCCGGAGCGACGGTCACCATCGTGGAGGATCTTCGCAGTTTCGCGCAGATCAGGAGTAGGGTCTTCTCGTTCACGCCCATCCTCCCCGCAACCGATCCCACGCTCGATAATCATGCGGTTCGGAAAGCATACGTGGATTCGCAGATCCTCAAATACCTGCCGATCTCCACTATCCTACCTTTCGCGGGATTCGCGACTCCTCCTGGATGGTTAAAACCGGATGGTTCGTCGCTTTTACGAGCGACGTATGCGTCCTTCTTTAATGTCATTTCTCAGAATAAAGGGACCTTTACTGTCACTATCGCGACCCCTGCTGTTTTCACGCTTAACAATCACGGTCTCCAGACCGGAGATTGCATTTCGCTCACCAGCACCGGATCGCTCCCAGGTGGATTGAGCGTCGATTACAATTATTATGTGATCTACCTTGACGCCACTACATTCAGGCTCGCGAATTCTTATGCGAATGCTATAGCAGCGACTCCTGTTCCCATCAATACATCTGGAACTCAATCTGGTACTCACTCCCTGCGCTACAATCCATGGGGCATCAATGGAGCGCTCTCATTCTATCTCCCGGACCTGCGTGGCCTTGGTCTTGTATTCGCCGGGCAGCAGGCGACAGCCGCATGGGCGAGCGCGAATTATGCGGCGGTGCTGGGGGCGTATATTCAGGATAAATTTCAACGATTTAAAGCGCGATTATACGTTGAGGCGCATAATGGTACGAATGGGGGAACAGGTTCATTTGCCACATATACCCAGCAGGGAGAAAGTTTTTATATTGCAAACAGTTTTGCACAAGATTTCCAAAATGATGGATATGGTGATCCACGTACTGGATTTACCACTCACGGTCCTGTAGCGGGCGTGAACGCAATAATCCGAGTTGCATAG
- a CDS encoding DNA adenine methylase — protein MNSPLAYIGGKSILSKTIVKLIPSHITYCEAFTGGGWMLFRKEPSKAEIINDLDRDLVAFYRVIQNHLEEFLKQFKWLLTSREMFEDFKEQLEVRGLTDIQRAARYYYVQRTCFAGKVRGRTFGVSSDRKPRINLVRMEEELSEVHLRLSQVLIENLSWDEFISRYDRPATFFYLDPPYYKKPVYKHNFESIDDFIRMRDILKGLKGKFILSINDHPEIREVFNGFRMVPVSLNYTAGMEVTAGRELIIGNVPLKLAG, from the coding sequence ATGAATAGTCCCCTCGCGTATATCGGCGGAAAAAGCATTCTTTCCAAGACCATCGTCAAACTGATTCCTTCCCATATCACCTATTGCGAGGCGTTCACCGGCGGCGGTTGGATGCTCTTCCGTAAGGAACCGTCCAAGGCCGAAATAATCAACGATCTCGACCGTGACCTGGTCGCCTTTTATAGGGTGATCCAGAATCACCTCGAAGAATTCTTAAAGCAATTTAAATGGCTTCTCACATCCCGGGAAATGTTCGAGGACTTCAAAGAGCAACTTGAGGTCCGGGGCCTCACCGACATTCAGCGCGCCGCGCGTTATTACTATGTGCAGCGCACATGCTTCGCGGGAAAGGTTAGAGGGAGGACCTTCGGTGTGAGCTCGGATCGCAAGCCCCGGATCAACCTGGTCCGCATGGAAGAAGAACTATCCGAGGTTCACTTAAGGCTTTCCCAGGTGTTGATCGAGAACCTCAGCTGGGATGAATTTATCAGCCGGTACGATCGGCCCGCGACTTTCTTTTACCTCGACCCGCCGTATTACAAAAAGCCGGTCTATAAGCACAACTTCGAAAGCATCGATGACTTCATTCGCATGCGTGACATTCTTAAAGGCCTCAAAGGCAAGTTCATTTTGAGCATCAACGACCATCCTGAAATACGAGAGGTCTTTAATGGCTTCCGCATGGTTCCAGTTTCGTTGAACTACACTGCCGGGATGGAGGTTACAGCGGGCAGGGAGTTGATAATAGGGAACGTTCCCCTGAAGTTAGCAGGATGA